Within Amycolatopsis sp. FDAARGOS 1241, the genomic segment GCCGGCGGTCGAGTCGTACGTGACGTCGTTCCACGCGTGCACCGCGACGAGCGGGACACCGCGGAAAGCGGCTTCTTCGAACGCCACCGCGATGGCGGCTTCGCTGTTCGGGGTGCAGTCGACGCCGGCCACGACGGGGCCGTCCGGCACGCCCGGACTTTCGCCGTGCCGGCCGCGGACCACCGCCACCGGGCAGTCGGCGTGGCTCGCGACAGTGGCCGCCGTGGCACCGACGAGCATGCCGGCGAACCCGCCGGTCCCGCTCCGGCCGACCACCACCATCCGGACGCGCCGCGACCGGTCGAGCAGACCGGCAGGCGCGGCTGTGTTGAGCACCTCCGTGCGCACGGCCAGCGACCCGTCGATCGAGAGCGCCAGCTCCCGCGCCTTCACGACGATGCGGTCACCCTCCTGCCGGAGCTGCTCGACGAGCACCTCGCTCCCCGCCAGCCCACTGCCGTAGTAGAGGGCCGGCACCTGCAGGCAATGCAGGACCTCCAGTTCAAGTGCCCGCCCGGACACGAGCCGCGCGGCCCAGCGCACCGCGTCGTCCGCGCCTTGCGATCCGTCGGCTCCGACCACGACCGTGGTGCTGGTGCGCGTTGTCATGACCACCGGTCCTCTCCGGCCGAGACGGTTTCCGCGCCGACGACGCCGGGCACGGCGAGCGCGAGCAAGGTGGCGACGTGCCGATCGGTCTCGTCGTCGAAGCGGTCGGCGATCCGCACCAGCCCCTCGTGGACCTCGACCTGCCAGCGGCCCGTCCCGCCGTAGATCTCCAGCCGGTGCCGCACATCCGCCGCGATCGCCGAGTCCGCACGCGCCAGGATCCGCACCACGTCGCCGCGCGTGACGATCCCGACCACACGGCTGCCATCGACGATCGGCATCGCCCGGATCCTCGCGTCGACCAGCGCCTGGCACAGGTCGGCCACATCGGTGCCGGAGGACATCGCGGTGACCGGCGCGGTCATCACCTGCGCCACCGTCGTGTCGACCGGTACGGGGGGTTCGGGGCGCAGGTACGCCGACCGCGCGTCGGCCGGGATCCGGCCACGGATCAGGTCCGCTTCGGTGACGATGCCGACGAGACGTTCGTCTTCGTCGACCACCGGCAACGCGGTGAAACCATGCCCGGACAGCACTTCGGCGGCCTCCTTGGCCGGAGCCCACGGGTGGACCGTCACCACCGGCGCGGACATCAGGTCTCGTGCACGCATCGGGTTCTCCTTTTCCCGTGGAGTGCACTGAAAATAGGCAACCGGCGGGGCCCGACACGCCGGTCCGGAGTCACCCGTGCCGAGGACCAACGTCCTCACCCGCGCCGCGGCACGAGCGTCCGCAGCTGCTCGCGACGCGCTGTCGAGCCGATGCAGGCAGCCCTCGGATTCGAGTGCCTCC encodes:
- a CDS encoding universal stress protein, producing MTTRTSTTVVVGADGSQGADDAVRWAARLVSGRALELEVLHCLQVPALYYGSGLAGSEVLVEQLRQEGDRIVVKARELALSIDGSLAVRTEVLNTAAPAGLLDRSRRVRMVVVGRSGTGGFAGMLVGATAATVASHADCPVAVVRGRHGESPGVPDGPVVAGVDCTPNSEAAIAVAFEEAAFRGVPLVAVHAWNDVTYDSTAGTARLMPQPESIAPTEERLLAQRLAGWQEKFPDVEVRRALVRDRPQHTLLAESERAQLVVVGSRGRGGFAGMLLGSTSQALIQHASCPVLVVRPESKR
- a CDS encoding HPP family protein yields the protein MRARDLMSAPVVTVHPWAPAKEAAEVLSGHGFTALPVVDEDERLVGIVTEADLIRGRIPADARSAYLRPEPPVPVDTTVAQVMTAPVTAMSSGTDVADLCQALVDARIRAMPIVDGSRVVGIVTRGDVVRILARADSAIAADVRHRLEIYGGTGRWQVEVHEGLVRIADRFDDETDRHVATLLALAVPGVVGAETVSAGEDRWS